The genomic DNA GTTTCACAAACAAATCCCTAGCCATTTTCAGGTTTTTGAGCCTGATGTCCCAGTCCCTTTACCTTGAGCTGTCCCTGGACATTCCTCAGCTGTTTCTGGGCCTCAGCGGCCTGCCTGTTGGAGTGGCTCAGCTGGATCTCCATCTCGTTCaggtctccctccatcttcttcttcaccCTCAGGGCGTCATTCCTGCTCCTGACCTCAGAGTCCAGGGTGCTCTGCATGGAGTCAACCACCCTCTGGCTGTTCCTCTTGATCTGCTCCATCTCCTCGTCCTTCTCAGCAATCTTCCTATCCACCTCACCCTTGATCTGGTTCAGCTCCAGCTGCACACGCAGAATCTTGGATTCCTCGTGCTCCAGTGTTCCCTGGACAAACAGAAGCAGTCAGGCCAATTGTGTTCAGTACATTTGGATGTAGGAATTAAATATATATGACCCCAATAAACACCAATACAGGGATCATTGGACTGTAGTTTGTACCTCAGCCTCCTCCAGAGCGGTCTGGATCTCAGACTTCTCTGTCTCCACGGTCTTCTTGGCCTTCTCCAGCTCATGGATGCTCTTGCCAGTCTCTCCGATCTGCTCAGTCAGGTCAGAGATCTCctctgcacacacacgcacacaggagcAGTTTACACTTGGGAGATTTTCAGTGGATATTGCCAATGCACTGAAGTTGACATTGAATCATAATAACAGGGAATTTATTAACAGCAATTAATATTGCAAATGAAACATGATAGATTTGCCGTCAAATGCTCACGTTGCaggttcttgttctctctcttcagagTCTCCAGATGATCCAGAGCCTCCTCGTAGGAGTTCTTCATCTTGAAGAGTTCAGTGCTCATAGAGCGAGCCTCCTTCTGAGCTCCTTCCAGCTCAGCCTGGCCCTCCTCATACTTTTGCTTCCACTCTGCCAGAACCTAGGAGAATCCATGGGATTTTCATCAGAAGTCATTGATGAAGAGTTTTGAATTATAAATATGCTACAATTATACTACAATGAATCATATAGCAGACAGTAAATATCAGTCTATGGTGAGGTTTATTCATTTTCACCTTGTCAAAGTTCCTCTGCTTCTTGTCGAGGTTGGCGGCCAATGCGTTGGCTCTCTCAACATCAATCATGaggtcctccacctctccctgcagCCTCTGCTTGGTCTTCTCCAGGGAGGCGCACTTGGAGTTTGTCGCCTCAATGGTCTCCTCCGCTTCCTGCAGACGCTGGGCCAGCTTCTTCCTGTTGGACAACAGAGGTTGGTTTTATGGAGTGATACATATGTTTCAATACATATTGATGTAACTTTTTGTCAGAGCCCCCTGCCACCCTCACCATCCACACCATATTTGAGTTTTTTCTGTTGCGTGCAACTCACTtggcctcctccagctcctctgtgCGCTGGATGGCATCAGTTTCATACTTAGTCCTCCACTGAGCCACCTCACTGTTGGCCTTGGACATGCCGCGTTGCAGCTCTGCCTtggcctcctgctcctcctcaaaCTGCTCCCTCAGGAGGTCACAGTCATGGCGGGCAGACTGAACACCGTGGGCCAGTGCGTTTTtagcctgtgagaaagaaagACAAGGAGAGATTAGTGAGATAGTCAAACAAATTATGTGGACTTGTTTACGTGAAGCTGTGCAGTTTGTTGCTAACgttactttgctacctgccaaaattacggtttttactttttaattaccgttttgtatttacatttttttccctcattcaactttttcacccctgacactttatctggacatggttctacacgACCTCCACCAGCATTAACATTAACATtgtgccttctaattgcagtcgctgtactcataatatacaggagaacgatcaccttatggtgaggatagccttgctacaagcccagcttcaggcGCAATCGTAaggcaagggtaatttaagtgtaggaaaggatgaaacagcatctGTGCCACCAATATGTACAGGTAGTCGTCCTGGTTACACTAGTCTCTTAGGGTGGAAAGACAGTAGGAGTATCTGAGGGTGGAGAGACAGTAGAAGTCTCtgagggtggagagacaggagtatctgagggtggagagacagtagaagtctctgagggtggagagacagtagaagtctctgagggtggagagacagtaggagTATCTGAGGGTTGAGAGACAGTAGAAGAGTCTGAGGGTGGTGTAGTCACCGTCTATGTAAAGATATGGCTCTAAACTCTCCATTTTGGGTCCCTTACCTTGACCTCCTCCTCAATCGCcctcttcagctcctccacctgctGGGTGAAGGCCTGTTTTCCTCTGGTCAGCTGAGACACCAGGGCttccttctcctccagctggcGGCCAAACTCACCTGCAGGGACAGAGGAACATCTTGTTAATAGGATCTCTGTTTTCTAAGATTGAAAATGGATTCTGAGGTATCATAGGGCAATGTTAGGTGGTGAATAGTACAGTAGAAACTATCTGGATATAGCCCCTAATACATGTTATGTTCTACTGAAGGAAAGCATTGGCTTGTTGATCATTGTTGAAGGTACCATTTTCTGTCAGGAGTCTGGCCCTCTGTCCGCTGATGTCGTTGACCTGGCGAACATTCTCATCATTCTTAGTCTTCAGCTCACTCAGCTGGTCCTCAAGAGTACGGCACATCTTCTCCAGATTGCCCTGTTAGTGAAACAtgttccatcattactttatatATGTGACTGCTATCAACTTCAGTTCACTTGAATGGTAATGTAGTTGACCCCCCTCAATACTGCTTGATCAAAACATCACTACTCACCTTAGTCTTGGCGACGGCCTCCATGTTGCTAGAGAGGTCATCAATCTCCATCTTGTACtcgctcttctccttctccagcttctGCTTGACGCGCTGCAGGTTGTCGATCTGCTCCCCGAGCTCAGCCACACTGTCGGCCTGCTTCTTGCGCAGAGCGGCGGCTGTGGCCTCATGCTGCAGGGTGGACTCTTCAAGATCACGACGCAGCTTCTGGAACTCAGCCTCACGCTTCTTGTTCATCTCAATCTGAGCAGCCGTGGCACCTCCGGCCTCTTCCAGCCTCTCGCTGATCTCCTCAAGTTCCCTGGAGAGATCGGCCCTCTGCTTCTCAACCTTAGCCCTGGCAGCACGCTCAGCCTCAatttcctcctccagctcctcaatACGGGCCTAGAACAGGGGTAGGAGCAGAGGGatgaacactacaatacagttgaAACAATTGAATCTCACAAAGTAATAATAGTATGTATAAATGTGTTTACTACGAAGCCAGTTACACTAATATATTCAGTAGACAGTGTCCCATGCAGGAGCCAAACCCTCAAAGGTAAGAAGTTAGACAGAGGACTCTAAGCCATTTTAACATGTATATTGTCATTGAGGGCTGAGTGGGGATCGTAAGAAGCACCAACAAGAAACACCATCTTCCAAACTACTGAGCCATCAGAAGCCACCTGGAAAACTGTCTGCTGCCAGTAAAAGTGTAATTTATTTTAAAGGAAATGGTTCAAGTCTGTGCTTTTCTGTACTGAAGcttatatcctgtactgtacctgGAGTTCCTTGATCTTCTTCTGCAGCTGAGCTCCCAGAGACTGCTCATCCTCAACCTTGCTGAGGAGCTGGGTGGTCTCAAACTCCTTCCTAAGAAACACAAACACGTTGATTGCAGAGTTGGTTTTGGTTCGATAGTGTAAAGGCAGAGGATAATACCATTCACTTTGCTTTTAAGAATCACATGTAAATGCTAATTCATAATTACAAGAAATAGTCAAGAACAACCATTATAGCAGCTAATACTGTAGTCATTTGTTTGTGTTTACTTCTTGATTTTCTCATCAGCTTGCTGCTTGTCATTCTCCAGGTCCATTATGGACTCCTGGGCCAGTTTCAGATCTCCCTCCAGCTTTCTCTTGGATCTCTCAAGGTCCATACGGAGCTTCTTCTCTTGCTCCAGAGAACCCTCAAGCTAGAAGATAAAAACACATATATTATTAAAATCTAAACAACTGAAGATAATGTAATCTTACATACTATCATGGCCAAAATGTCAAACTCCACTCACGTCGTCCACTTGCTGTTCCAGCTTGGTCTTGGCCTTGGTCAGAGTGTTGACTTtgtcctcctctgcctgcaggtcATCCAGTGTCTGCTGGTGGGCCTCTTGGAGGGCTTTCTTCTCCTTGGTCAGCTTGGCAACACTCTCATCCATAGACGCCATCTCCTCTGTCAGGTTTTTAACCTGTAAATGGCCACAACATAATTATACTTCACCATAAAGGGGAGATAGAGTTTGTTATATATTGCATTCAGTTCGTTTAGATTAGAACTGCATTAACAATTACTGTActatagattcaacactagatgTCAGTGTTCACCATGCCAGTGTACTGAATGGAAGTCATAAATGAGGTGGAGCAGAACATGCAATGAATGTTGGGAGTACCACGCAACTGAAATTCTACTATTGTACAACGTGAATTACATTTCTGTTAAGCTATGTTTTGAATTGATTAGTGTTTGGATTATTGTTGGTTAGACTGTCTATAGTAAGACACAAGACCTTGTTTTCAGTGGCGTGCTTCTCCTTCTCCACTTTGGCCAGGGTGAGCTCCAGGTCATCAATGtccttcttcagctcagagcactCATCTTCCAGCTTCCTCTTCTTGGCAGTCAACTCAGCATtgatctcctcctcatcctccagcctCTCGGTCGTCTCTTTGAGTTTGGCCTCCAGCTGGATCTTGCTCTTGATGAGCCCCTCACACCTTTCCTCAGCATCGTTCAGACTCTCTCCTTCCTGGTTTCAGAACAAGGGGAAAAAAATCAGAGGCCTCACTTTGTGTATTGAAGGTCAGAGTAAATCAATCGAAATTCACGAGATATGTAAAGTATATAATATTGGCAATAAAAAGGTGTGttcgtgtgtatgtgtattcatgtgattgTAAATTTGACAGTAATGAATGTTGTTTTTTCACCCACAGATGCGACTTGGAGCGCCAGGTCGTTCTTCTCCTGTGTCAGGGCCACCAACTTCTCCTCCATTTGCTTCTTTGTGGCCAGAGCCTTGGCCAGGTCTGTCGTCATCTTATCATAGTTCTCCTTCATGTTGGCCAGCTCCTTCTCAGTCTCAGCGCTCTGCAGCAGGGGCTTGATCTTGAAGTACAACTTCATCCATGGCCAGGTTTTTGACATTCATGAATGAGCGGATGTTGTACTGGATGGCGTAAACTGATTCTCTGGTCGACAGAAAGAATAGAGTGTCATGGTGAGTGACATGCTTAAAGCTACATTCTGGGATTAGATGAACAACAAAATGGGGCCCCACACCAATGTTTGTTTACAGCTGAGGAATGGGGCTTGGGAAATGTAACCCCTATTAAATTCATAGACAGCTCTCTAGATGCAAGTACTGACAGTTAGTGCGttctaagctcatgaggcattttatATACTTCAAGAATGAATGggtaaattccacaaatgtaaatgACAATTGAACAGCCAAATCCCAAACTCCAACTATTAAGCTAGAATCctttagttgctacatccatttctgGACTAAATGAATTAACCCAACATCTTTAGTAGACCATTATAAGATGTACTTTCTCATTCTGAACAACTCACAGCATATAGAGTATCTAATCATAATGCATTAGATACAGGTGGTTGACAGAAAGCTTTGCCAAGATGTCTACtattcctcacctcctctccatcatcttgCTAAACTCTCTCCTCATGAGGAATCCACGGCTGAGAGCCTGGACCATGCCGACCAGAGTGGCCAgcttctcatctctcatctcctccaggacACCCAGCAGACCGGCTTTGAAGAACACCTGAGACACAGGTTAACATGGTCAATGGAACCACAGATGGTGACAGATAGAAAGGGTCAAACCACTAGATTGATTTAAACAACATTAACTTTGCAACGGTTACAAACAAACCATGGGATAGGTTGTTTCTAAGATGTTAGTTATTGTACAGTTGTAGATTAATAATGTTCACAGATACATATACCTGCAACTATACCACTCTATTACAATGCAAATTATAATGAGTTTAGTTTGTCTTCTATACTTGTGATGAATTAACACAACAATGTTTTTCCACCTTTTCCATTAGTTAAATGAAGAAGAAAGAACAAAAGGATGGATAGATCAACTGGAGAGATTTTATATGGTACGGGTTTAAATTATCATTGAAGTTGTGTTTTGTTGTCAGCTTTTACTGGGGGTTTTTGACTGACCTTGGTGTGTCCAAATTTGTAATCctcgtgattcacatcaatggacCCAAGCAGCTTCTCAGAAGCCTTCTTGTTGTCCATGAACTGGCCCTCAGGGATGACGCTGGCATTCAGTACTTTGTACCTGAATGAGGAGACATTTTTAACATGTCAAGTTGTAATAGGTTGGTTATATTTCGTAAAAGGTAAGCCTATTCTGATCCTGGGAAAACCCTTAGAGCAGATattttatgtggtgtgtgtgtgcttgtgtgtgtgtgtgtacctttgcTTGAAGTCAGCATAGATGATTCTGCTGGGGAAGCCCTTTCTGCAGATCCTGATACCCTCCAGTACACCATTACACCTGAGCTGGTGGATAACCAGGAAGTTCTCCATCAGACCTGGTAAATCAAAACAAGTCTCTTTTAATACTAATAAACAGGTTATAGATTGGAATCGTTAAGGTTACTGATACTGTACTGATAAGATGACATATTTAAGTCAATATTTCTTGTACCTGGAGTCTTTGACTCGTTGGGGATCAGGCAGCGCACAAAGTGAGGATGAGTGCTCCTCAAGTTGGTCATCAGCTTATGTAAGTTCTCCTGTAAGGGGGTTACAAACCATGTTCTCATTTATGATAATCAATGCACCTTTTGAAGGACTGAATAAGCACATTGCAAAAGCTCACCCTGAACTGGGAGGACACAGTCTGCATGGAACCACCCTTCTTCTTGCCTCCTTTCTTGGCTTTATCTGTTAAAATGGGGGAAAGTAAAAGATAACTAGAAAAGTACATTTCCTAGTGCGGGTGGAATTATTGAAAAATAATAAGAATATGTAAGAAATCTAGAGTGGTCTTGTCTTCAGCAAGCACACTAATTAAACTTCACACTTAGCTAGAGGCAAATGCTGCCAATGAGATTGTTTAAAATAACATCTATTGTATGATTAAATTAACCAAGTGTATTAGTAAATCAACCCAGTGATAAACCCTGAGAAATTGTAATACATTGAAAGACTTTAAAGAACATTTGGGTCTGAGTTATAACTAGTATTTAGTTAAATATTGTGACGTGATGCTAGTCTTACCctcaggagggggagggggatacaGGGCAGCCAAAATTTTGACTGAGGACTTCTGGTACAGTTGACAAACTGAGTCGTTCAGGGGATCCTTGTTCTTCTCCAGCCATCCAGTGATGTTGTAGTCCACAGTTCCGGCGTAGTGCACCAGGGAGAAGTGGGCCTCTGCCTTGCCTTTGGCAGGCTTGGGCTTCTCAAATGCATTTGTTTTGCCAAGATGCTGGGCGTACAGCTTGTCCTTGAAGGTAGTGTCTGAAGACTTGGGGAACATGCACTCCTCTTCAAGGATGGAGAAGATGCCCAATGGCTTTACGAAAAGAGATGAATATCAAATTagtgatatttccattttggaTCACATTTATTCAATTAGTAAACATGCTATTATAGGATTCTAATAATTTTGGGACACATAATAGGAAACATATTGAGTTCTCAACAGTCAGATAACTTGTCAGTGGCGTATATTAAAGGGTGctaagggaagccaggcttcccccaaaaATGTACATATAAAATAAAGTATATTTTTTCTCGTTTAGccagaggctgaatgtatctctcCAGGTAAAGCATCCGAGTGAGCAAAActgcgcccctctgtctctgtatgtgtagcccttctatctgatgctgtctggtcaaaaagagtaatGTATTGTATCATTGAATGCAAGAGAAGCCAGTGatcatttggcctcccttgattattttttttgtgtACAATTACAGCAAATCAgagttgagctaaactgagtgagctaatctgtgaatggtcctggtgcaccaaaaACCTTGTCAAgtgaagccagtttggatttgcaTCACACCAAATCAAGCCcaacgtcattgacagaaagaAAAACTTcaattgttgcatctcattgaGTTGTTTTCCTCTGgaggatagctagctagctaaaatgggccctttcctaaattagccatggatggagatagggactTGTACTCATAATTGTATTGATGTATTTTCACCATGTATTTTCTACTtactcacacaaacacataaattagtaccatggacagccataTGATATTTAgtttacgttgattggactaaaatAGTTTTTGGAATCTTTTAGTtttcactgtattagactaagcataggtgatttgatgatgttgaaatggcgCTGGAATATTGGAGGGAGGCAACTCCTGTTTTCTTCGCAATTTGCGGTATCTCCCCGTGTTTCGAAATCAATGGATGTTTAGTGGTCCGAAAATGGCAGAAAAATGTACTTGACTGACCATgttgtaggtcatgtaactgtttgttacattcattatgctttgtggactccacgggacagatgttgctctccggttttgtgatgaaacaaagatgtGGTTGaattattctgccac from Oncorhynchus mykiss isolate Arlee unplaced genomic scaffold, USDA_OmykA_1.1 un_scaffold_216, whole genome shotgun sequence includes the following:
- the LOC118947909 gene encoding LOW QUALITY PROTEIN: myosin heavy chain, fast skeletal muscle-like (The sequence of the model RefSeq protein was modified relative to this genomic sequence to represent the inferred CDS: inserted 1 base in 1 codon; deleted 1 base in 1 codon), whose product is MQGSLEDQIIAANPLLESYGNAKTVRNDNSSRFGKFIRIHFQGGKLAKADIETYLLEKSRVSFQLPDERGYHIFFQMMTGHKPELVEMALITTNPYDFPMCSQGQITVASINDNEELDATDDAITVLGFSNDEKVGIYKLTGAVLHHGNLKFKQKQREEQAEPDGTEVADKXAYLLGLNSAEMLKALCYPRVKVGNEYVTKGQTVPQVNNSVSALAKSIYERMFLWMVIRINEMLDTKNPRQFYIGVLDIAGFEIFDYNSMEQLCINFTNEKLQQFFNHTMFVLEQEEYKKEGIVWAFIDFGMDLAACIELIEKPLGIFSILEEECMFPKSSDTTFKDKLYAQHLGKTNAFEKPKPAKGKAEAHFSLVHYAGTVDYNITGWLEKNKDPLNDSVCQLYQKSSVKILAALYPPPPPEDKAKKGGKKKGGSMQTVSSQFRENLHKLMTNLRSTHPHFVRCLIPNESKTPGLMENFLVIHQLRCNGVLEGIRICRKGFPSRIIYADFKQRYKVLNASVIPEGQFMDNKKASEKLLGSIDVNHEDYKFGHTKVFFKAGLLGVLEEMRDEKLATLVGMVQALSRGFLMRREFSKMMERRESVYAIQYNIRSFMNVKNWPWMKLYFKIKPLLQSAETEKELANMKENYDKMTTDLAKALATKKQMEEKLVALTQEKNDLALQVASEGESLNDAEERCEGLIKSKIQLEAKLKETTERLEDEEEINAELTAKKRKLEDECSELKKDIDDLELTLAKVEKEKHATENKVKNLTEEMASMDESVAKLTKEKKALQEAHQQTLDDLQAEEDKVNTLTKAKTKLEQQVDDLEGSLEQEKKLRMDLERSKRKLEGDLKLAQESIMDLENDKQQADEKIKKKEFETTQLLSKVEDEQSLGAQLQKKIKELQARIEELEEEIEAERAARAKVEKQRADLSRELEEISERLEEAGGATAAQIEMNKKREAEFQKLRRDLEESTLQHEATAAALRKKQADSVAELGEQIDNLQRVKQKLEKEKSEYKMEIDDLSSNMEAVAKTKGNLEKMCRTLEDQLSELKTKNDENVRQVNDISGQRARLLTENGEFGRQLEEKEALVSQLTRGKQAFTQQVEELKRAIEEEVKAKNALAHGVQSARHDCDLLREQFEEEQEAKAELQRGMSKANSEVAQWRTKYETDAIQRTEELEEAKKKLAQRLQEAEETIEATNSKCASLEKTKQRLQGEVEDLMIDVERANALAANLDKKQRNFDKVLAEWKQKYEEGQAELEGAQKEARSMSTELFKMKNSYEEALDHLETLKRENKNLQQEISDLTEQIGETGKSIHELEKAKKTVETEKSEIQTALEEAEGTLEHEESKILRVQLELNQIKGEVDRKIAEKDEEMEQIKRNSQRVVDSMQSTLDSEVRSRNDALRVKKKMEGDLNEMEIQLSHSNRQAAEAQKQLRNVQGQLKDAQLHLDDAVRVAEDMKEQAAMVERRNGLMVAEIEELRVALEQTERGRKVAETELVDASERVGLLHSQNTSLLNTKKKLETDLVQVQGEVDDIVQEARNAEEKAKKAITDAAMMAEELKKEQDTSSHLERMKKNLEVTVKDLQHRLDEAENLAMKGGKKQLQKLESRVRELETEVEAEQRRGVDAVKGVRKYERRVKELTYQTEEDKKNVNRLQDLVDKLQMKVKAYKRHSEESEEAANQHMSKFRKVQHELEEAEERADIAETQVNKLRAKTRDSGKGKEVAE